One Saccharomyces eubayanus strain FM1318 chromosome VIII, whole genome shotgun sequence genomic window carries:
- the SMP3 gene encoding glycosylphosphatidylinositol-alpha 1,2 mannosyltransferase — MKYRWWLYSIYAVGLLLGLGPSYIHPDEHFQCIEILVMWFTNSKGTVPWEFDPSFAARSYVPLLLVYGPLFTILKFFPYFQNNPISILYLMRLQNYLMIILCGNFIVPKLIRGDTKAVQSLKKFLFLTSYVTWTYQIHTFSNSVETIILMNTLIVMESIANAKNAEKNSYKKSVLLGFMISLGVFNRVTFPAFLLLPCLILFWKFYRTHWRSIAMLSLSFLISSCLIVLIDTKIFSNGKGFIITPWNNLKYNINIKNLQLHGLHSRYTHLLVNLPQMLGPALLLAILSGYKLNQLSTYSIISGMLFLSLFQHQELRFLIPLVPLFITNLSWTRSSSKLVDNMWFKGAWLLFNIIMGFIMGISHQSGIVQFLGDYSRFHSESMGVHIWWKTYSPPTWMYMDNSLTVSSVVNLQNGAESIDEIPFNVSNHHVIDLKGCDLQLLKDTIKRLLSKGIQNPLTLVTSDSMISKLKKLEADEGITLIPKRHYLSHLDLDHFDFNDLTSFKSGLTAYSIE, encoded by the coding sequence ATGAAGTACCGTTGGTGGCTTTATTCAATATATGCCGTTGGACTACTGCTGGGGCTAGGCCCATCGTATATTCACCCAGATGAGCATTTCCAATGCATCGAAATCCTGGTTATGTGGTTCACAAATAGTAAGGGTACCGTACCGTGGGAGTTTGACCCTAGTTTTGCTGCAAGAAGCTACGTTCCTTTACTGCTGGTCTACGGGCCATTGTTCACcattttaaagttttttccGTACTTTCAGAATAAcccaatatcaatcctATATTTAATGAGATTACAAAATTATCTAATGATCATATTGTGCGGTAATTTTATCGTACCCAAACTAATAAGAGGTGACACGAAAGCCGTtcaatctttaaaaaaattcttgtttCTAACCTCCTACGTGACCTGGACGTATCAAATTCATACGTTCTCCAATTCTGTGGAAACAATTATTCTGATGAACACTCTGATAGTAATGGAAAGCATAGCAAATGCGAAAAATGCTGAAAAGAATAGCTACAAGAAATCGGTTTTACTGGGGTTTATGATTAGTCTTGGTGTTTTCAATAGAGTCACTTTTCCCGCATTTCTTTTACTACCGTGcttgatattattttggaaattttaCCGCACTCATTGGCGGTCTATAGCAATGCTTTCACTTTCgtttttgatatcatcTTGTTTAATTGTTCTTATAGatacaaaaattttcagtaACGGAAAAGGATTCATCATCACACCTTGGAATAACCTGAAAtacaatatcaatatcaaGAATTTACAACTGCACGGATTGCATTCAAGATACACCCATTTACTAGTCAATTTACCACAAATGCTAGGCCCTGCATTGTTACTAGCAATTTTGTCCGGTTATAAGCTCAATCAGCTATCTACCTACTCAATAATCTCAGGAATGCTATTTTTGTCACTATTCCAACATCAAGAATTGAGATTCTTAATACCACTAGTCCCATTGTTCATAACAAATTTGAGCTGGACACGCTCGAGTTCGAAATTAGTCGATAATATGTGGTTCAAAGGGGCGTGGCTTCTTTTTAACATAATTATGGGTTTTATCATGGGAATTTCACATCAAAGTGGGATAGTCCAGTTTTTGGGAGATTACTCCAGATTTCATAGCGAATCGATGGGTGTCCATATATGGTGGAAGACATATTCACCGCCAACATGGATGTATATGGATAACTCGCTAACTGTCTCTTCCGTTGTTAATTTACAAAATGGTGCTGAATCAATAGATGAGATACCGTTCAATGTGAGCAATCATCATGTAATAGACCTTAAAGGCTGTGACCTTCAACTTTTAAAAGACACAATAAAACGATTACTGTCGAAGGGGATCCAGAATCCACTGACTTTAGTAACGTCTGATTCTATGATatcaaaattgaagaaattggagGCAGATGAAGGGATAACGTTAATACCAAAACGTCATTACCTGTCTCATTTAGATTTGGAtcattttgattttaatgATTTGACATCTTTTAAGTCAGGGCTTACTGCGTATTCTATCGAATAG
- the MRPL23 gene encoding mitochondrial 54S ribosomal protein uL13m has product MSQKIGHSGLAFARLWHHVDVARDKRTLGRLASAIAITLIGKHKPVYHPSQDCGDYVVVTNCQKMRVTGKKFEQKTXWSHSGRPGQLKLQTMEKVVADKGFGEVLKKAVSGMLPKNKLRKQRLDRLKVFDGSETPYKQNITAFAHEQPSLPDSIKESISGQPN; this is encoded by the coding sequence ATGTCACAAAAAATTGGACACAGTGGGTTGGCATTTGCACGCCTTTGGCATCACGTGGATGTTGCCCGCGATAAGAGAACGTTGGGTAGATTGGCCTCAGCTATTGCAATCACCTTGATCGGTAAACATAAGCCGGTTTATCATCCATCGCAAGACTGCGGAGACTATGTAGTGGTAACAAACTGCCAGAAAATGCGTGTCACAGGTAAGAAGTTCGAACAGAAGACGYACTGGTCCCATTCAGGTAGACCTGGCCAGCTTAAACTACAAACAATGGAAAAAGTCGTGGCAGATAAAGGGTTTGGAGAAGTGCTGAAAAAAGCAGTTAGCGGTATGTTGCCTAAAAACAAACTTAGAAAGCAAAGGTTAGATCGCCTGAAAGTATTTGATGGTAGCGAGACTCCTTATAAGCAGAATATTACCGCCTTTGCTCATGAACAACCATCGTTGCCGGATTCTATTAAAGAATCCATTTCTGGTCAACCGAATTAG
- the RPB2 gene encoding DNA-directed RNA polymerase II subunit RPB2, protein MSDVENSEKYYEEDPYGFEDGSAPITAEDSWAVISAFFREKGLVSQQLDSFNQFVDYTLQDIICEDSTLILEQLAXHTTESDNISRKYEISFGKIYVTKPMVNESDGVTHALYPQEARLRNLTYSSGLFVDVKKRTYEAVDVPGRELKYELIAEESEDDSESGKVFIGRLPIMLRSKNCYLSEATESDLYKLKECPFDMGGYFIINGSEKVLIAQERSAGNIVQVFKKAAPSPISHVAEIRSALEKGSRFISTLQVKLYGREGSSARTIKATLPYIKQDIPIVIIFRALGIIPDGEILEHICYDVNDWQMLEMLKPCVEDGFVIQDRETALDFIGRRGTALGIKKEKRIQYAKDILQKEFLPHITQLEGFESRKAFFLGYMINRLLLCALDRKDQDDRDHFGKKRLDLAGPLLAQLFKSLFRKLTKDIFRYMQRTVEEAHDFNMKLAINAKTITSGLKYALATGNWGEQKKAMSSRAGVSQVLNRYTYSSTLSHLRRTNTPIGRDGKLAKPRQLHNTHWGLVCPAETPEGQACGLVKNLSLMSCISVGTDPMPIITFLSEWGMEPLEDYVPHQSPDATRVFVNGVWHGVHRNPARLMETLRTLRRKGDINPEVSMIRDIREKELKIFTDAGRVYRPLFIVEDDETLGHKELKVRKGHVAKLMTTEYQDIEGGFEDVEEFTWSSLLNEGLVEYIDAEEEESILIAMQPEDLEPTEGNEENGLGVDHAKRIRVTHHATTFTHCEIHPSMILGVAASIIPFPDHNQSPRNTYQSAMGKQAMGVFLTNYNVRMDTMANILYYPQKPLGTTRAMEYLKFRELPAGQNAIVAIACYSGYNQEDSMIMNQSSIDRGLFRSLFFRSYMDQEKKYGMSITETFEKPQRTNTLRMKHGTYDKLDDDGLIAPGVRVSGEDVIIGKTTPISPDEEELGQRTAYHSKRDASTPLRSTENGIVDQVLVTTNQDGLKFVKVRVRTTKVXQIGDKFASRHGQKGTIGITYRREDMPFTAEGIVPDLIINPHAIPSRMTVAHLIECLLSKVAALSGNEGDASPFTDITVEGISKLLREHGYQSRGFEVMYNGHTGKKLMAQIFFGPTYYQRLRHMVDDKIHARARGPMQVLTRQPVEGRSRDGGLRFGEMERDCMIAHGAASFLKERLMEASDAFRVHICGICGLMTVIAKLNHNQFECKGCDNKIDIYQIHIPYAAKLLFQELMAMNITPRLYTDRSRDF, encoded by the coding sequence ATGTCTGACGTTGAAAACTCAGAAAAGTATTATGAAGAGGATCCATATGGATTTGAGGACGGAAGTGCCCCAATTACTGCCGAAGATTCATGGGCTGTCATATCTGCGTTTTTTCGGGAGAAAGGTTTAGTCTCACAGCAACTTGACTCCTTCAACCAATTTGTTGACTATACTTTACAAGACATTATTTGCGAGGACTCCACTTTGATTTTAGAACAGCTGGCAYAACACACCACCGAATCGGATAATATAAGCAGAAAGTATGAGATTAGCTTTGGGAAAATATATGTTACGAAACCTATGGTAAATGAATCTGATGGTGTAACTCACGCATTGTATCCACAAGAAGCACGTTTACGTAATCTGACGTATTCATCTGGTTTGTTCGTTGATGTTAAGAAGAGAACATATGAAGCTGTTGATGTTCCAGGTAGAGAATTGAAATACGAGTTAATCGCCGAAGAGTCTGAAGATGATAGCGAGAGCGGGAAAGTCTTCATTGGTCGTCTACCTATCATGTTAAGATCCAAGAATTGTTACCTAAGTGAAGCTACCGAATCAGATTTATACAAGTTGAAAGAATGTCCCTTCGATATGGGTGGttattttatcattaatggttctgaaaaagttttaatTGCACAAGAGCGTTCCGCAGGTAATATTGTACAAGTGTTCAAAAAGGCTGCACCATCTCCAATTTCTCATGTGGCAGAAATCAGATCAGCTCTTGAAAAGGGATCCAGATTCATCAGCACCCTTCAAGTCAAACTTTACGGTCGTGAGGGTAGTTCGGCCCGTACCATTAAAGCTACTTTACCATATATTAAACAAGATATTCCTATTGTAATTATATTCAGAGCTTTAGGGATTATTCCAGATGGTGAAATTTTAGAACATATTTGTTACGACGTAAACGATTGGCAAATGCTAGAAATGCTTAAACCGTGTGTGGAAGATGGGTTTGTTATTCAAGATCGTGAAACTGCATTAGATTTTATTGGTCGTCGTGGTACTGCCCTTGGtattaagaaagaaaagagaattcaATATGCAAAGGatattttacaaaaggAATTCCTACCTCACATTACTCAGTTAGAAGGTTTTGAAAGTAGAAAGGCATTTTTCTTAGGTTATATGATCAACAGATTATTATTATGTGCTTTAGATCGTAAAGATCAAGATGATCGTGACCACTTCGGGAAAAAGAGATTAGATTTGGCAGGTCCATTGTTGGCccaacttttcaaaagtttaTTCAGAAAATTGACTAAAGATATTTTCCGTTACATGCAAAGAACTGTGGAGGAAGCCCATGACTTCAATATGAAATTAGCCATTAATGCAAAAACTATAACATCTGGTTTGAAGTATGCCTTGGCCACCGGTAACTGGGGTGAACAAAAGAAGGCCATGTCTTCAAGAGCCGGTGTTTCTCAAGTTCTGAACCGTTATACTTATTCATCCACTTTATCACATTTAAGAAGAACTAACACTCCTATCGGCCGTGATGGTAAATTAGCCAAACCACGTCAACTGCATAATACCCATTGGGGGTTGGTCTGTCCTGCAGAAACCCCAGAAGGTCAAGCGTGTGGTTTagtaaaaaatttatcacTAATGTCCTGTATTTCCGTTGGTACAGATCCAATGCCAATTATCACTTTTTTAAGTGAATGGGGTATGGAACCATTAGAAGACTACGTGCCACATCAATCGCCTGATGCTACAAGAGTTTTCGTTAATGGTGTGTGGCATGGTGTTCACAGAAACCCAGCTAGATTAATGGAGACATTAAGAACTTTAAGAAGGAAGGGTGATATTAACCCAGAAGTCTCTATGATCAGAGATATCCgtgaaaaagaattgaaaatcttCACAGATGCCGGTAGAGTTTATAGACCATTATTTATTGTtgaggatgatgaaacACTCGGTCATAAGGAACTAAAGGTGAGAAAGGGTCACGTTGCTAAATTAATGACTACAGAATATCAAGATATTGAAGGTGGTTTTGAAGATGTAGAGGAATTTACATGGTCATCATTACTAAACGAAGGTTTAGTAGAGTATATTGATGctgaggaagaagaatccaTTTTAATTGCTATGCAACCTGAAGATCTCGAGCCAACAGAAGGTAACGAAGAAAACGGTCTCGGTGTTGACCACGCTAAACGTATTAGAGTAACCCACCATGCCACCACTTTCACACATTGTGAAATCCATCCATCTATGATTCTTGGTGTTGCTGCATCGATCATTCCATTCCCTGACCATAATCAATCTCCACGTAATACTTACCAATCTGCGATGGGTAAGCAAGCCATGGGTGTATTTTTAACTAATTACAATGTTCGTATGGATACCATGGCCAATATTTTATACTATCCGCAAAAACCATTAGGTACTACACGTGCTATGGAATACCTGAAGTTCAGAGAGTTACCTGCTGGTCAAAATGCGATCGTCGCCATTGCATGTTACTCAGGTTATAACCAAGAAGATTCTATGATTATGAACCAGTCTTCAATTGATCGCGGGTTATTCAGATCCTTATTTTTCAGATCCTATATggatcaagaaaagaaatatggTATGTCTATAACagaaacttttgaaaaaccaCAACGCACAAACACACTAAGAATGAAACATGGTACCTACGACAAATTAGACGACGATGGTTTAATCGCGCCTGGTGTTAGAGTTTCAGGTGAAGATGTTATTATTGGTAAGACCACACCAATTTCACCTGACGAGGAAGAGCTAGGTCAAAGGACAGCATACCATTCCAAGCGTGACGCTTCTACACCATTAAGAAGTACTGAAAACGGTATCGTTGATCAAGTTTTAGTAACAACAAACCAAGATGGGTTAAAGTTTGTTAAAGTTCGTGTTAGAACCACCAAGGTTCMTCAAATCGGTGACAAATTCGCTTCTCGTCATGGTCAAAAGGGTACTATTGGTATCACATATCGTAGAGAAGATATGCCATTTACAGCAGAAGGTATCGTTCCAGATTTAATTATCAATCCTCATGCTATTCCATCTCGTATGACTGTGGCGCATTTAATCGAATGTTTATTGAGTAAGGTGGCTGCATTATCTGGTAATGAAGGTGACGCTTCTCCATTCACAGACATCACAGTAGAAGGTATATCTAAATTATTACGTGAACATGGTTACCAATCTCGTGGGTTTGAAGTTATGTACAATGGTCACACAGGTAAAAAACTGATGgctcaaattttctttggtccTACATATTACCAACGTTTAAGACATATGGTGGATGACAAGATCCACGCCAGAGCCCGTGGTCCAATGCAAGTTTTAACAAGACAGCCGGTGGAAGGTAGATCGAGAGACGGTGGTTTAAGATTCGGTGAAATGGAACGTGATTGTATGATCGCTCACGGTGCTGCTTCATTCTTAAAGGAAAGACTAATGGAAGCATCCGACGCCTTCAGAGTTCATATCTGTGGTATCTGCGGGTTGATGACAGTTATTGCCAAATTAAATCATAATCAATTTGAATGTAAAGGATGTGATAATAAGATTGACATCTACCAAATCCATATTCCATATGCTGCGAAGTTATTATTTCAAGAACTAATGGCTATGAACATTACGCCACGTTTATATACCGATCGTTCAAGAGATttttaa
- the ATG40 gene encoding Atg40p, which yields MFNLILWPLFLLTSVAVPLQLTLEVIYLTSSVNFSEASAAKTATSLGQSPVVITVYKSLLKYWSLYEFLHFIYLYTPIDAFLNFLPFSSLLMSFGSICLTRELMYDFISFMESQGKLTGFLNKITEPNFNSYRLFSSVYNIWFAEDANDKFLFGKLTQILISLTKRYEFPRTYYLSKASDFLQNLILTRLRPFVTEQTQDDTFKHQNGNRDSSDSGTQYNKTSQQSSSSYENNFTSTEFPNDYDFMDDILEETTELD from the coding sequence ATGTTCAATTTAATTTTATGGCCATTATTTTTGCTCACCTCTGTTGCCGTTCCTTTGCAACTGACACTGGAAGTAATTTATCTGACCTCTTCCGTAAACTTCTCAGAGGCGAGTGCTGCCAAGACCGCTACTTCTTTGGGGCAATCTCCAGTGGTCATCACTGTCTATAAATCACTGTTGAAATATTGGAGTCTTTATGAATTCTTACATTTTATTTACCTCTATACTCCGATCGATgcctttttgaatttcttacCATTTTCCTCCTTACTTATGTCGTTTGGGAGTATTTGCCTGACAAGAGAGTTGATGTACGATTTCATTAGCTTCATGGAATCTCAAGGCAAGCTCACCGGGTTCCTTAATAAAATAACAGAACCTAACTTCAACAGTTACCGGCTATTTTCCTCGGTTTACAATATCTGGTTTGCAGAAGACGCCAACGACAAATTTCTATTCGGTAAACTGACCCAGATTCTAATTTCCTTAACCAAGAGATACGAATTTCCAAGAACCTACTACCTGTCAAAGGCTTCCgatttccttcaaaacCTAATATTGACGAGGCTGAGGCCCTTTGTTACAGAACAAACACAAGATGACACATTTAAGCATCAAAACGGTAACCGTGATTCTTCAGATAGTGGTACCCAGTACAATAAGACTTCACAACAATCATCCTCTTCTTATGAGAATAATTTCACTAGTACCGAATTTCCCAATGATTACGATTTTATGGATGACATCCTCGAAGAAACAACAGAGCTAGATTAG